A region from the Lycium barbarum isolate Lr01 chromosome 8, ASM1917538v2, whole genome shotgun sequence genome encodes:
- the LOC132607727 gene encoding uncharacterized protein LOC132607727 yields the protein MIFSTRSFIKRTPQPRLGIALFIFQDNKSARALALDAKFTNTKLVDFPNVKAYCTRLKVLADNLANVGHKVSDERLVLRLLRGLSEEYKTFRTTVQHRTPLPSFDVVRSMLELEEDSHGEDAIHDSGSNAALVSHNINPHNFSGNGQPNNSENTFNN from the coding sequence ATGATCTTCTCAACACGATCATTCATCAAGAGGACACCACAGCCGAGGCTTGGAATCGCCTTGTTCATCTTTCAGGACAACAAATCGGCTAGGGCTCTTGCTCTTGATGCAAAATTCACCAAcaccaaattggtggattttccGAATGTGAAAGCATACTGCACCAGGCTAAAGGTTCTTGCAGACAATCTCGCCAACGTCGGCCACAAAGTTTCCGACGAACGACTTGTGCTCCGTCTTCTGCGTGGGTTATCGgaagaatataaaacttttcgAACAACGGTGCAGCACCGTACTCCTCTCCCATCTTTTGACGTTGTCCGTTCGATGCTCGAACTTGAGGAAGACAGCCATGGCGAGGACGCCATTCACGACTCCGGGTCAAATGCTGCTCTCGTTTCCCACAATATTAATCCTCATAATTTCTCTGGTAATGGGCAGCCCAACAATTCTGAAAATACCTTCAATAATTGA